The Azospirillum brasilense genome has a window encoding:
- a CDS encoding TonB-dependent receptor, protein MLAGNAMAQGAPEASPPKAEGPAVLDALMVEGTPQARYDSRLSDVGSRLNSDITEIPRTIDVIPEQLLQDQHAREMEEVYRYFPNVVNNDGYGGTREDYIIRGFRRRDDVYRNGVRLKSNSRIDPSTIDSIQIIKGPVSDIGQMTPGGLVNITTKKPSWTARNHLETNFDSYGERQAMFDSTGPLSETFAYRIVGSAESSNSFRDDTLVQRQFLAPTMSWIGADGASVTVGYEFSKDKRPLDRGFITYPTGGGRRAVADVARSTRYDAGFTKRDSTYHQGEVDVAIPMRSDRWMLEGKLFYNHERTDEIHTEVRSIQSNGLLVRRVEGNDDRNLDTFFGRLQTRGEFEALLPVKVATGIEYRRQKESWINYTGADQVGGTVANPASWRLIDNSARPTARTARRVEQTDFGPFVQTDIALLPTVTLTLGARYELSKGSARVENLLRSGTTVGSYPVDRNLTKTAGVMWKAMEDVSFFANYADTFQPHNFYNGDTQVFPAEKGRQYEVGSKLNLMGERLFMTAALFDIKQSNVVESSNGVAVLTGGQRSRGAELSVVGNPVEGWNIRAAVGYVDAELRSVDRTIDGNRPTNVPTHNASLWSSYEFKDPSSPLVGLGLGAGVTLVGNRYGDAQHSFELGSYTLVDTGVWYYIPVGEKKVRLDLGVKNLTDKSYLTASGGTYRVSAGAPRTVYGGVSFDF, encoded by the coding sequence ATGCTGGCCGGCAATGCCATGGCCCAGGGGGCTCCGGAGGCGAGCCCGCCCAAGGCGGAAGGGCCGGCCGTCCTCGACGCCCTGATGGTCGAGGGCACACCGCAGGCCCGCTACGACAGCCGCTTGTCCGACGTTGGCAGCCGGCTGAACAGCGACATCACCGAGATCCCCCGCACGATCGACGTGATCCCTGAGCAGCTGTTGCAGGACCAGCATGCCCGCGAGATGGAGGAGGTTTACCGGTACTTCCCCAACGTCGTGAACAACGATGGTTACGGCGGGACGCGCGAAGACTACATCATCCGCGGATTCCGCCGCCGTGACGACGTCTACCGCAACGGCGTCCGCTTGAAGAGCAACAGCCGCATCGACCCCAGCACGATCGATAGCATCCAGATCATCAAGGGGCCGGTGTCCGACATCGGCCAGATGACGCCGGGCGGTCTGGTGAACATCACCACGAAAAAGCCAAGCTGGACCGCGCGCAACCATCTGGAGACCAACTTCGATTCGTATGGCGAGCGGCAGGCCATGTTCGACAGCACGGGCCCGCTGTCGGAGACCTTCGCGTACCGCATCGTCGGCAGCGCCGAATCGAGCAACAGCTTCCGTGACGACACGCTGGTCCAGCGCCAGTTCCTCGCCCCGACCATGAGCTGGATCGGCGCCGACGGCGCCAGCGTGACGGTGGGCTACGAGTTCAGCAAGGACAAGCGGCCGCTCGACCGCGGCTTCATCACCTATCCCACCGGCGGTGGCCGCCGCGCCGTTGCTGACGTCGCGCGCTCGACCCGCTACGACGCCGGCTTCACCAAGCGGGATTCAACCTACCATCAGGGCGAGGTCGACGTCGCGATCCCGATGCGGTCCGACCGGTGGATGCTCGAAGGCAAGCTGTTCTACAACCATGAGCGCACCGACGAGATCCACACCGAGGTGCGCAGCATCCAATCGAACGGGCTGCTGGTCCGCCGGGTCGAAGGCAACGACGACCGCAACCTCGACACCTTCTTCGGCCGGTTGCAGACCCGGGGCGAGTTCGAGGCTCTGCTGCCGGTCAAGGTCGCGACGGGCATCGAGTACCGCCGCCAGAAGGAAAGCTGGATCAACTACACCGGTGCCGATCAGGTGGGCGGAACCGTAGCCAACCCGGCGAGCTGGCGGCTGATCGACAACAGCGCGCGGCCGACGGCGCGGACGGCGCGCCGGGTCGAACAGACCGACTTCGGTCCCTTCGTCCAGACCGATATTGCCCTGCTGCCGACGGTGACCCTGACGCTGGGCGCCCGTTATGAACTCTCCAAGGGCAGCGCCCGCGTCGAGAATCTGCTGCGCAGCGGCACGACGGTGGGCTCCTATCCGGTCGACCGCAACCTGACCAAGACCGCCGGGGTGATGTGGAAGGCGATGGAGGACGTGTCCTTCTTCGCCAACTACGCCGATACCTTCCAGCCGCACAATTTCTACAACGGGGACACCCAGGTCTTCCCGGCGGAAAAAGGGCGCCAGTACGAGGTCGGCTCCAAGCTCAACCTGATGGGCGAGCGGCTGTTCATGACCGCGGCGCTGTTCGACATCAAGCAGAGCAACGTCGTCGAATCGTCCAACGGCGTCGCCGTGCTGACCGGGGGGCAGAGGTCGCGCGGCGCCGAGCTGTCGGTGGTCGGCAACCCGGTCGAGGGCTGGAACATCCGCGCTGCCGTCGGCTATGTCGATGCCGAGCTGCGGAGCGTCGACCGGACCATTGACGGCAACCGGCCGACCAACGTCCCGACCCACAACGCGAGCCTTTGGTCGAGCTACGAGTTCAAGGACCCGTCGAGCCCGCTGGTCGGCCTTGGCCTGGGGGCGGGCGTGACCCTGGTCGGCAACCGTTACGGCGATGCCCAGCACAGCTTCGAACTGGGCAGCTACACGCTGGTCGACACCGGCGTCTGGTACTACATCCCGGTCGGCGAGAAGAAGGTGCGCCTGGACCTCGGCGTCAAGAACCTCACCGACAAGTCCTACCTGACCGCGTCGGGCGGCACCTACCGGGTGTCGGCGGGGGCGCCGCGCACCGTCTATGGCGGCGTCAGCTTTGACTTCTAG
- the mgrA gene encoding L-glyceraldehyde 3-phosphate reductase, with translation MQSLYRADPARYTAMTYRRSGRSGLDLPAISLGLWQNFGGTDVFETGRAVLRRAFDRGVTHFDLANNYGPPPGSAEENFGRVLATDFKAHRDELIVSTKAGYDMWPGPYGSWGSRKYLTASLDQSLTRMGLDYVDIFYSHRVDPRTPLEETMGALDHAVRQGKALYVGISSYSPEMTRRAAAILKELGTPCLIHQPSYSMLNRWIEGGLLDALEETGIGCIAFSPLAQGMLTTKYLNGQPTDARAAKGGTLKAHFLSPENLERVRALDAVAKRRGQTLAQMAIAWVLRDPRVTSALIGARNVEQLDNSLDALKNTAFTPEELAEIDRHAVDGGLNLWQNSSNAEAG, from the coding sequence ATGCAATCGCTCTACCGCGCCGATCCGGCCCGCTACACCGCCATGACCTACCGCCGCAGCGGGCGGAGCGGGCTCGACCTGCCGGCCATTTCGCTGGGGCTGTGGCAGAATTTCGGCGGCACCGACGTGTTCGAGACCGGGCGCGCCGTGCTGCGCCGCGCTTTCGACCGCGGCGTCACCCATTTCGACCTCGCCAACAACTACGGCCCGCCGCCGGGTTCGGCGGAGGAGAATTTCGGGCGCGTCCTGGCGACCGACTTCAAGGCCCACCGCGACGAGTTGATCGTCTCCACCAAGGCCGGCTACGACATGTGGCCCGGCCCCTACGGAAGCTGGGGCTCGCGCAAGTACCTGACGGCCAGCCTGGACCAGAGCCTCACGCGCATGGGGCTCGACTATGTGGACATCTTCTACTCGCACCGCGTCGACCCGCGCACCCCGCTGGAGGAGACGATGGGCGCGCTCGACCACGCCGTGCGGCAGGGCAAGGCGCTCTATGTCGGCATCTCCTCCTACTCGCCGGAGATGACCCGGCGGGCGGCGGCGATCCTCAAGGAGCTGGGCACGCCCTGCCTGATCCACCAGCCGTCCTATTCCATGCTGAACCGCTGGATCGAGGGCGGTTTGCTCGACGCGCTGGAGGAAACCGGGATCGGCTGCATCGCCTTCTCGCCGCTGGCCCAGGGCATGCTGACCACCAAGTACCTGAACGGCCAGCCCACCGACGCCCGCGCCGCCAAGGGCGGCACGCTGAAGGCGCATTTCCTGTCGCCGGAGAATCTGGAGCGGGTGCGCGCCCTGGACGCCGTCGCCAAGCGGCGCGGCCAGACGCTGGCCCAGATGGCCATCGCCTGGGTGCTGCGCGACCCGCGGGTGACCTCCGCCCTGATCGGCGCCCGCAACGTGGAGCAGCTCGACAACTCGCTCGATGCGCTGAAGAACACCGCTTTCACGCCGGAGGAGCTGGCCGAGATCGATCGCCACGCCGTCGATGGCGGGCTGAACCTGTGGCAGAACTCGTCGAACGCCGAAGCCGGCTGA
- a CDS encoding GntR family transcriptional regulator, which yields MKKAAQTSTADSGQAEGVKTRTRRRTAAAVARPAQRGTTVAATIYRDLRNEIVSLRRKPGEPVAEKVIAQDYGVSRTPVREAVLRLADEGLIEIFPQSGTFVSRIPLGALPEAIAIRKALEEATVRYAAKRATRSQIAKLRANLELQREMEAAQNFEGFHQADETFHALLAETAGYPGFWNLTQQVKVQVDRYRLLTLPVLGRVPDVIAEHSVIIEAIANNDPEAAAKAIDLHLDYLQVTIADAQKANPLYFTAPSEDEAEPV from the coding sequence TTGAAAAAGGCGGCGCAGACATCGACGGCGGATTCCGGACAGGCCGAGGGCGTCAAGACGCGGACCCGGCGCCGCACGGCGGCGGCGGTCGCCCGCCCGGCCCAGCGCGGCACCACCGTGGCCGCGACGATCTACCGTGACCTGCGCAACGAGATCGTCTCGCTCCGCCGCAAGCCGGGCGAGCCGGTTGCGGAAAAGGTGATCGCCCAGGATTACGGCGTCAGCCGCACCCCGGTGCGCGAGGCCGTGCTGCGTCTGGCGGACGAGGGGCTGATCGAGATCTTCCCGCAGTCCGGCACCTTCGTCTCCCGCATCCCGCTGGGCGCCCTGCCGGAAGCCATCGCCATCCGCAAGGCGCTGGAGGAGGCGACCGTCCGCTACGCCGCCAAGCGCGCCACCCGCAGCCAGATCGCCAAGCTGCGCGCCAACCTGGAACTCCAGCGCGAGATGGAGGCCGCCCAGAATTTCGAGGGCTTCCATCAGGCCGACGAGACCTTCCACGCGCTGCTGGCGGAAACCGCCGGCTACCCCGGATTCTGGAACCTGACGCAGCAGGTGAAGGTGCAGGTGGACCGCTACCGCCTGCTGACCCTGCCGGTGCTCGGCCGGGTGCCGGACGTGATCGCCGAGCATTCGGTCATCATCGAGGCCATCGCCAACAACGACCCGGAGGCGGCGGCGAAGGCCATCGACCTGCATCTGGACTATCTCCAGGTCACCATCGCCGACGCGCAGAAGGCCAACCCGCTCTATTTCACCGCCCCCTCGGAAGACGAGGCCGAACCGGTCTGA
- a CDS encoding methylglyoxal synthase: protein MDRKRIALVAHDARKPDLIGWLGANIHALEGNVFWSTGTTGRLVREAHPQLDITSLKSGPLGGDQQIGAMIAEGRIDLLVFFVDPMTAQPHDVDVKALTRLATLYNIPMACNEATADMVISSPLFTSGYRPRAVDFAAHDSRRL from the coding sequence GTGGACCGCAAACGCATCGCCCTCGTCGCCCACGACGCCCGCAAGCCCGACCTGATCGGCTGGCTCGGCGCCAACATCCACGCGCTGGAGGGGAACGTCTTCTGGTCCACCGGCACCACTGGCCGATTGGTGCGGGAAGCCCATCCCCAGTTGGACATCACCTCTTTGAAGAGCGGTCCGCTGGGCGGCGACCAGCAGATCGGCGCGATGATCGCGGAGGGCCGGATCGACCTTCTCGTCTTCTTCGTCGACCCGATGACCGCGCAGCCCCACGACGTGGACGTGAAGGCGCTGACCCGCCTCGCCACGCTCTACAACATTCCGATGGCCTGCAACGAGGCGACCGCCGACATGGTGATCTCCTCCCCCCTCTTCACCAGCGGCTACCGCCCGCGGGCCGTGGACTTCGCCGCCCACGATTCGCGCCGCCTCTGA
- the uxaC gene encoding glucuronate isomerase, whose protein sequence is MLHPDRLFPSDPTQRDIARRLYAEVGHLPIISPHGHTDPSWFAKNEAFPNPASLFVVPDHYAFRMLYSQGVTLESLGVPRTDGGAVESDPRKIWRQLAQNWHLFRGTPTRMWLDHAFETVFGVTERLSGASADRIFDQIDACLQKPDFLPRALFERFNIELLATTESPLDTLEHHRAIRESGWKGRVITAFRPDPVVDPEFEGFQANVETLGALSGENTGTWAGYLAALRNRRQYFKEVGDATSTDHGHATATTADLSDADAERLFEKALRGTITAAEAEIFRGQMLTEMAKMSLEDGLVMQIHPGSFRNHNPGVFERFGRDKGADIPTGTEYVRALKPLLDRVGNERDLTIILFTLDETSYARELAPLAGHYPALRVGPAWWFHDSPEGMRRYREMITETAGFYNTVGFNDDTRAFCSIPARHDVARRVDCAFLARLVAEHRLEEDEAAEVAVDLAYTLAKKAYKL, encoded by the coding sequence ATGCTCCACCCCGACCGCCTCTTCCCCAGCGATCCCACGCAGCGCGACATCGCGCGCCGGCTGTACGCGGAGGTGGGCCACCTGCCGATCATCAGCCCGCACGGCCACACGGACCCGTCCTGGTTCGCCAAGAACGAGGCGTTCCCGAACCCGGCGTCGCTGTTCGTGGTGCCCGATCATTACGCCTTCCGCATGCTCTACAGCCAGGGCGTGACGTTGGAGAGCCTGGGCGTGCCGCGCACGGACGGCGGGGCGGTGGAGAGCGATCCCCGCAAGATCTGGCGCCAACTGGCGCAGAACTGGCATCTGTTCCGCGGCACCCCGACGCGCATGTGGCTCGACCACGCCTTCGAGACGGTGTTCGGCGTGACGGAGCGGCTGAGCGGGGCCAGCGCCGACCGCATCTTCGACCAGATCGACGCCTGCCTGCAGAAGCCGGACTTCCTGCCGCGCGCCCTGTTCGAGCGCTTCAACATCGAGCTTCTGGCGACCACGGAGTCGCCGCTCGACACGCTGGAGCATCACCGCGCCATCCGCGAGAGCGGCTGGAAGGGGCGCGTCATCACCGCCTTCCGCCCCGACCCGGTCGTCGATCCGGAGTTCGAGGGCTTCCAGGCCAATGTGGAAACGCTGGGCGCGCTGTCCGGTGAGAACACCGGGACCTGGGCCGGCTACCTCGCCGCCCTGCGCAACCGCCGCCAGTATTTCAAGGAGGTCGGCGACGCCACCTCGACCGACCACGGCCACGCCACGGCGACCACCGCCGACCTGTCGGACGCCGACGCCGAGCGGCTGTTCGAGAAGGCGCTGCGCGGCACCATCACGGCGGCCGAGGCGGAGATCTTCCGCGGCCAGATGCTGACCGAGATGGCCAAGATGAGCCTGGAGGACGGGCTGGTCATGCAGATCCACCCGGGCAGCTTCCGCAACCACAACCCGGGCGTCTTCGAGCGCTTCGGCCGCGACAAGGGCGCCGACATCCCGACCGGCACCGAGTATGTGCGGGCGCTGAAGCCGCTGCTCGACCGCGTCGGCAACGAGCGCGACCTGACCATCATCCTGTTCACGCTGGATGAGACCAGCTACGCCCGCGAGCTGGCGCCGCTGGCCGGCCATTACCCGGCGCTGCGCGTCGGCCCGGCCTGGTGGTTCCACGACAGCCCCGAGGGCATGCGCCGCTACCGCGAGATGATCACGGAGACGGCCGGCTTCTACAACACGGTCGGCTTCAACGACGACACGCGCGCCTTCTGCTCCATCCCGGCCCGCCACGACGTGGCCCGCCGCGTCGACTGCGCCTTCCTGGCCCGCCTCGTCGCCGAGCACCGTCTGGAGGAGGACGAAGCCGCGGAGGTGGCGGTGGATCTCGCCTACACGCTGGCGAAGAAGGCCTACAAGCTCTGA